One stretch of Kiritimatiellaceae bacterium DNA includes these proteins:
- a CDS encoding ACT domain-containing protein, with translation MKKVLIPTKLDSIAKELLEANGNYTVVQEAQTELSALVAQHPDTYALIVRSEKVTAEIIDALPALKVVIRAGAGYNTIDTKHARQKKVDVMNTPGANANAVAEEVVALMLADARHLIAADASTRRGEWEKTKFMGREVTGKTVGIVGLGAIGKLVAKRLSGFECKILAFDPILSEEAAARIGAKLVSLKDLFAQSDYVSLHIPENEHTKGLINKELFGVMKKGATLINCARSGVVNEGDLRAIKAEKSLRFLNDVYAKDAEGPKSVIDIADIMVPHLGASTKEANFNAAQRSAEQLIDFDSKGITSYIVNRDIPEGLDEAYADLTYTITTLARAMIGGDTKLSRIEASFYGDLQRFGKWLAVPVVCALSDEFDRSMDPKAAIAFLKDMGIEYSVREADGTKGYGNSITIDLMASVDKDNLRRISVRGTVAEGVMMISRIGGFDKLYFEPSGHIALFTYMDRPGVLSEIAGAMAKEGINIDDVRNPHDKSGERSIAILKVSQPVPEKVLAKVAGKIEAISFCTVSF, from the coding sequence ATGAAAAAAGTACTGATCCCGACCAAACTCGATTCAATCGCCAAAGAACTGCTCGAAGCCAACGGAAATTATACCGTTGTGCAGGAAGCTCAGACTGAATTGTCCGCGCTCGTCGCGCAGCATCCCGATACATACGCCCTGATCGTCCGCAGTGAAAAAGTCACTGCGGAAATCATCGACGCCCTGCCCGCCCTGAAAGTGGTCATCCGCGCTGGCGCCGGTTACAACACGATCGACACCAAACACGCCCGGCAGAAAAAAGTTGATGTAATGAACACCCCCGGCGCCAACGCCAACGCCGTCGCCGAAGAAGTCGTCGCCCTTATGCTGGCCGACGCCCGTCACCTGATTGCCGCCGACGCGTCCACCCGGCGCGGTGAATGGGAAAAAACCAAATTCATGGGCCGCGAAGTTACCGGGAAAACCGTCGGAATCGTCGGCCTCGGTGCCATTGGAAAACTGGTTGCCAAACGCCTCAGCGGTTTCGAATGCAAAATTCTGGCCTTCGATCCGATTCTTTCTGAAGAAGCCGCCGCGCGGATCGGCGCGAAGCTGGTTTCGCTGAAAGACCTTTTTGCTCAGAGCGACTATGTTTCTCTCCACATCCCGGAAAACGAGCACACCAAAGGCCTGATCAATAAAGAACTGTTCGGCGTCATGAAAAAAGGAGCCACGCTCATCAACTGCGCCCGCTCCGGCGTTGTGAACGAAGGCGATCTGCGCGCCATTAAGGCCGAAAAATCGTTGCGCTTCCTGAACGATGTTTACGCCAAGGATGCCGAAGGACCGAAGAGCGTTATTGATATCGCCGACATCATGGTACCGCATCTCGGCGCGTCCACCAAAGAAGCCAACTTCAACGCGGCCCAGCGTTCGGCGGAGCAGCTGATCGATTTCGACAGCAAGGGCATCACCTCGTACATCGTCAACCGCGATATTCCGGAAGGACTCGACGAAGCGTACGCCGACCTGACCTACACCATCACTACACTGGCCCGCGCCATGATCGGCGGCGACACGAAGCTCAGCCGCATCGAAGCCAGCTTCTACGGCGACCTGCAGCGCTTCGGAAAATGGCTGGCGGTTCCGGTCGTCTGCGCGCTCAGCGATGAGTTCGACCGCTCGATGGATCCGAAAGCGGCCATCGCTTTCCTTAAGGACATGGGAATTGAATATTCCGTCCGCGAAGCCGACGGAACCAAGGGCTACGGCAACTCCATCACCATCGACCTGATGGCCAGCGTTGATAAAGACAATCTGCGCCGCATCAGTGTGCGCGGCACGGTGGCCGAAGGCGTCATGATGATTTCGCGCATCGGTGGCTTCGACAAACTTTACTTCGAACCGAGCGGACACATCGCCCTCTTCACCTACATGGATCGCCCCGGCGTGCTCAGTGAAATCGCCGGTGCCATGGCGAAAGAAGGCATCAACATCGACGATGTCCGCAATCCGCACGACAAGAGCGGCGAGCGTTCCATCGCGATCTTGAAAGTCAGTCAGCCGGTTCCTGAAAAGGTTCTCGCTAAAGTCGCCGGGAAGATTGAGGCCATCAGCTTCTGCACGGTTTCGTTCTAA
- a CDS encoding transposase — MPRKPRIEYDGATYHVMCRGNRQQTVFRDARDNEIFLDTLGAACVRCGWRVHAFVLMGNHYHLLVETPEANLVTGMQWLQGTYTKRFNVRHKEWGHLFQGRYKALPVDGRGDYFSTVAAYIHLNPARIKGFDFEKAKLEEHVWSSYPGYLQTGKRPEWLCVERVFGGLGLKDTPNGRRSYRETVERRILEMRNSAKPWQTDENWSHIRRGWCFGDDMFRKEIVDHLGGMLKVTRRESFSGTDVRRHDEAEAERLISLGMRVLRLTEKNLTEQKKGSPEKYALAWLVRRRTGVRNDWIKNRLQMGAATNFSAYLRRIELAKKGGWGYEEFCAIKNINL; from the coding sequence ATGCCAAGAAAGCCGAGAATTGAATATGATGGGGCGACCTACCATGTGATGTGCAGGGGTAACCGGCAGCAGACCGTGTTCCGGGACGCGCGGGATAACGAGATATTTCTGGACACACTGGGGGCGGCTTGTGTCCGTTGTGGATGGCGGGTTCATGCCTTTGTGTTAATGGGGAATCACTATCACCTGCTGGTAGAAACCCCTGAGGCGAATCTGGTGACGGGGATGCAGTGGTTGCAGGGAACGTACACGAAAAGGTTTAATGTCCGGCATAAGGAATGGGGCCATTTGTTCCAAGGGCGGTATAAGGCGTTGCCGGTGGATGGACGCGGAGATTATTTTTCGACAGTTGCCGCTTACATTCATCTGAATCCAGCCCGGATCAAGGGCTTTGACTTTGAGAAGGCAAAACTGGAGGAGCATGTCTGGAGCAGTTATCCCGGATATCTTCAGACTGGGAAACGTCCGGAGTGGCTTTGTGTGGAGCGCGTATTCGGAGGACTGGGTCTGAAAGATACGCCCAACGGACGGCGCAGCTACCGGGAAACGGTGGAGCGGCGGATTCTGGAGATGCGCAATAGTGCGAAGCCATGGCAGACAGATGAAAACTGGAGCCATATCCGTCGCGGCTGGTGCTTCGGAGATGATATGTTTCGAAAAGAAATCGTGGATCATCTGGGCGGGATGTTGAAAGTAACACGCAGGGAGTCGTTCAGTGGTACGGATGTCCGGCGGCATGATGAAGCTGAGGCGGAACGGCTGATTAGTCTGGGGATGAGGGTGCTGAGACTTACAGAGAAAAATCTGACGGAGCAGAAAAAAGGCAGTCCGGAAAAATATGCGCTGGCCTGGCTTGTCCGCAGGCGCACCGGCGTAAGGAACGACTGGATTAAAAACCGGCTTCAGATGGGAGCCGCCACCAATTTTTCGGCGTATCTTCGGCGGATTGAATTGGCAAAGAAAGGCGGGTGGGGATATGAGGAGTTCTGCGCGATTAAAAACATTAATTTATAG
- the dinD gene encoding DNA damage-inducible protein D translates to MPENEITKKHHQTFEEIRKVNEFGQEFWLARPLGKVLEYAEYRNFIPVIEKAKAACKNSGQAVENHFVEMHEMVSIGSGAERKMESYALSRYACYLIVQNGDPSKPVIANGQTYFAIQTRRQELSDDAAFQQLREDEKRLFLRNELKEHNKQLVEAALQAGVETNLDFAIFQNHGYWGLYGGLDAADIHARKGLKKGNKILDHMGSTELAANLFRATQAEEKLRRDEVKGKTNANRTHYEVGAKVRETIKELGGTMPENLPTPEKTVKQIERKQQKKLHGK, encoded by the coding sequence ATGCCGGAAAATGAGATTACAAAAAAGCATCATCAGACCTTTGAGGAAATCAGGAAGGTTAATGAGTTCGGTCAGGAGTTCTGGCTGGCCCGTCCGCTGGGCAAGGTGCTGGAATATGCTGAATACCGGAATTTTATTCCCGTCATTGAAAAAGCCAAGGCGGCCTGTAAAAACAGCGGGCAGGCGGTTGAGAACCATTTCGTGGAGATGCACGAGATGGTCTCCATCGGATCAGGGGCCGAGCGTAAAATGGAGTCGTATGCTCTTTCCCGCTACGCATGTTATCTGATTGTTCAGAACGGCGATCCGTCCAAACCGGTGATCGCAAACGGGCAAACCTATTTTGCCATTCAAACCCGCCGCCAGGAGCTTTCTGATGACGCGGCCTTTCAGCAGCTCAGGGAGGATGAAAAGCGCCTGTTTCTCCGCAACGAACTCAAAGAACATAATAAACAGCTGGTCGAAGCCGCCCTGCAGGCGGGGGTTGAAACCAATCTGGATTTTGCCATATTCCAGAACCACGGATACTGGGGATTGTACGGCGGGCTGGATGCCGCCGATATCCATGCCCGTAAAGGACTCAAAAAGGGGAACAAGATTCTCGATCACATGGGTAGCACCGAATTGGCCGCGAACCTTTTCCGGGCCACACAGGCGGAAGAAAAGCTCCGGCGTGACGAGGTAAAAGGCAAAACGAACGCCAACCGGACTCACTATGAAGTCGGCGCAAAAGTCCGGGAAACGATTAAAGAGCTTGGCGGCACGATGCCGGAGAATCTGCCGACACCTGAAAAAACTGTGAAACAGATCGAACGCAAGCAACAGAAGAAACTACATGGGAAGTAA
- the rpsT gene encoding 30S ribosomal protein S20, giving the protein MPNIKSAKKRVRSSEKRRIGNMTAKTKVKTVRRKTREVLTAGVTATSEQAVREYSSVLDKAVKRGVIKKNTATRRKKRAVAALRKLAK; this is encoded by the coding sequence ATGCCGAATATTAAAAGTGCAAAAAAAAGAGTGCGCTCGTCTGAAAAGCGGCGCATCGGCAACATGACGGCAAAGACGAAAGTCAAAACCGTCCGCCGCAAAACGCGCGAAGTGCTGACCGCAGGCGTTACAGCAACGTCTGAGCAGGCCGTGCGCGAATACAGCTCGGTGCTTGATAAAGCCGTCAAACGCGGCGTCATCAAGAAGAACACCGCGACCCGCCGCAAAAAGCGGGCCGTTGCCGCCCTGCGCAAGCTGGCAAAATAA
- the rpsU gene encoding 30S ribosomal protein S21, translating into MASTSCEVKLRRGEPVEKGLRRLKKLLDREGILKDMRERRRFEKPGDKRRKKQARARSRAMRDSRPPSSSDSIKPRFKHAEY; encoded by the coding sequence ATGGCCAGTACATCTTGTGAAGTAAAACTCCGCCGCGGCGAACCCGTCGAAAAAGGTCTCCGCCGTTTGAAAAAACTGCTCGACCGCGAAGGAATTCTGAAGGACATGCGCGAACGCCGCCGCTTTGAAAAGCCGGGCGACAAACGCCGCAAGAAACAGGCTCGTGCCCGTTCGCGCGCTATGCGCGACAGCCGTCCGCCCAGCAGCAGTGACTCAATAAAACCGAGGTTTAAACATGCCGAATATTAA
- the infA gene encoding translation initiation factor IF-1 — protein sequence MAKDEVIELEGVVEKVLPATMYNVKLVNGHRVLAHISGKMRKNFIRIAIGDRVTVEISPYDLTKGRISFRHRE from the coding sequence ATGGCCAAAGATGAAGTAATTGAACTCGAAGGTGTTGTGGAAAAGGTTCTGCCGGCCACGATGTACAATGTGAAACTGGTAAACGGACACCGTGTTCTGGCTCACATCTCCGGCAAAATGCGCAAAAATTTCATCCGTATCGCCATCGGTGACCGGGTAACCGTTGAAATCTCTCCTTACGATTTGACCAAAGGACGCATCTCGTTCCGCCACCGGGAATGA
- a CDS encoding 2,3-bisphosphoglycerate-independent phosphoglycerate mutase, translating into MEALKKSTVFKGPQGPVVLVIMDGVGIGKYAEGDFVLSSNTPNLDWLMKNGVSTQLQAHGTAVGLPSDEDMGNSEVGHNAIGCGRVFHQGAALVSEAIASGAMFTGQTWKELVANVKANGSTIHFIGLFSDGNVHSHIDHLKAMLKQAKAEGIKTARVHPLIDGRDVPPASALEYVKPFEVFLAELNAGGTVDYAIASGGGRMNITMDRYNANWDMVKRGWDTHVKGEGRLFASMTQAVETFRAEKPGILDQDLPPFVIERNGKAIGKIVDGDSVVFFNFRGDRALEITKAFEADNLKEFNRGSKPKVCYAGMMQYDGDLRIPRNYLVTPPAINRTMGEYLAASGVHQLAISETQKYGHVTYFFNGNRADKFNEALEDYIEIKSDVCPFENAPRMKAAEITDAVVKAIESGKYEFIRLNYPNGDMVGHTGVFSAVTIAVEAVDEALGRLKAAVEKASGIMVVSADHGNADDMYEHDKTGAVKLNKAGQPQAKTAHSLNPVPAVVYDPSGVSKARLSAVNGLGISSLAGTCLKLLGYEPPADYTPSIIDVG; encoded by the coding sequence ATGGAAGCATTGAAAAAATCGACTGTTTTTAAAGGGCCGCAAGGGCCGGTGGTGCTGGTTATCATGGACGGCGTTGGTATCGGCAAATACGCCGAAGGCGATTTTGTTCTCTCCTCAAATACGCCAAACCTCGACTGGCTGATGAAGAATGGTGTTTCAACACAGCTTCAGGCGCACGGTACCGCCGTCGGCCTGCCGAGCGACGAAGACATGGGCAACAGCGAAGTCGGCCACAACGCCATCGGTTGCGGGCGTGTATTTCATCAGGGCGCGGCGCTGGTCAGTGAGGCCATCGCTTCCGGCGCGATGTTTACCGGTCAAACGTGGAAGGAACTGGTTGCCAATGTTAAGGCCAACGGCTCAACAATTCATTTCATAGGGCTGTTTTCCGACGGCAATGTCCACAGCCACATTGATCATCTTAAAGCGATGCTGAAGCAGGCCAAGGCGGAAGGAATCAAGACCGCGCGAGTTCATCCGCTAATCGACGGCCGCGACGTTCCTCCCGCTTCCGCGCTCGAATACGTAAAGCCGTTCGAAGTGTTTCTGGCGGAGTTGAACGCTGGCGGAACTGTGGACTACGCCATTGCTTCCGGCGGCGGGCGTATGAACATCACCATGGATCGGTACAACGCCAACTGGGACATGGTCAAGCGCGGCTGGGACACGCACGTCAAAGGCGAAGGTCGCCTGTTTGCCAGTATGACACAGGCGGTCGAAACGTTCCGCGCCGAAAAGCCCGGCATTCTCGACCAGGACTTGCCGCCGTTCGTGATTGAGCGTAACGGAAAAGCCATCGGAAAAATCGTGGACGGCGACAGTGTTGTTTTTTTCAACTTTCGCGGCGACCGCGCGCTCGAAATCACCAAAGCGTTCGAAGCCGATAATCTCAAAGAGTTCAACCGCGGATCGAAACCGAAGGTCTGCTATGCCGGTATGATGCAGTACGACGGCGACCTGCGCATCCCGCGCAACTATCTTGTCACCCCTCCAGCCATAAACCGCACGATGGGCGAATATCTCGCTGCGTCCGGCGTGCATCAGCTTGCGATCAGTGAGACGCAGAAGTACGGCCACGTCACCTATTTCTTTAACGGCAACCGCGCCGACAAATTCAACGAAGCGCTCGAAGACTATATCGAAATCAAATCCGATGTTTGTCCGTTTGAAAATGCCCCGCGCATGAAAGCTGCCGAGATCACCGATGCCGTGGTGAAAGCGATCGAAAGCGGCAAGTATGAATTCATCCGCCTCAACTATCCCAACGGCGACATGGTCGGCCACACCGGCGTCTTTTCCGCCGTTACCATCGCGGTTGAGGCGGTGGACGAAGCGTTAGGCCGACTCAAAGCTGCCGTCGAAAAAGCCAGCGGCATTATGGTTGTCAGCGCCGACCACGGCAACGCCGACGACATGTATGAGCACGACAAGACCGGCGCGGTGAAACTCAACAAAGCCGGTCAGCCGCAAGCCAAGACGGCCCATTCGCTCAATCCGGTTCCGGCTGTCGTTTATGACCCGTCCGGCGTTTCGAAAGCGCGGCTTTCAGCGGTGAACGGTCTGGGAATCAGCAGTCTGGCGGGAACCTGTTTGAAACTGCTCGGCTATGAGCCGCCCGCCGACTATACGCCAAGTATCATTGATGTTGGCTAA
- a CDS encoding PAS domain S-box protein, translating to MYKSFSKGVFVLCFFFTAVIALAAPVVELTAQEQAWLDEHGRKISFVFHPNYMPVEFLDKNNQPSGIMIDFIRWIGRETGFTPEFHADTREDGRAVLSGEFDAKTSLWNGIRHQEFLFTPTVIEMPISAFTVADSGVRTLKDLEGRIVAHDPDNKLLDDLNIKHTPMFYEEIEPQLMAVVSGRADAMVGIDQVVQYYIYGMSLGDRIKKINEPLLTGESCIAVAGTNRILQSILSKGVLAAQQEGLARRLQRQWIGPEYTTLGARIFRYVHYVIIGIGVLLAALLLFWIWDIRLSRRVIEKTRQLRNSEERLRTIFQNSPDAILIEDDRGMVLDANPVACAFHGLRHDEMVGRNAFDMAPAACRDEVERDFRKWFTGELKRYETLLQSGDGRKVPVEVIGAPMRFEGKSAVLLLVRDMTQRKHVEQALEESEMRYRGLIEAQSNFIVRIDTEGLFTFVNEAFCRFVGRSRSELVGTDSRSFVYYDDLAILNKAIEALVSRRERGVTIEHRMRARTRTAWVQWENIAVFDESGRVVEIQSVGQDITERRRIYEALQESEKRLRFLFEEIPHIAVQGYNTAREVIFWNRASEELYKYSKKDVLGRKMEEIVLAADRREEMVAAFDNWVKTGAPIPSGEMLKSTADGRQVAVYSSRLATRNHRGEWELYVIDVDLSELKRASEELVKAKEFAERASRAKSEFLANMSHEIRTPMNGVMGMTHLLLETELTADQRDSIQTIMESTQELMRIIDELLDISRVEAGEVRLYPEPFCMRETVEKVVLLFADRAGKKGVDISIAIHDSVPKRMLGDPGRIRQVLINLIGNALKFTHDGHIQIRMQAERAEDGWNLLADVKDTGIGMTPELQERIFEKFTQGDTSSKRQYGGTGLGLAITRQLVRLMGGEISVESDVNKGATFQFNLKLGSVENETPVPAPAAPVPDEKKKIAGNILLVEDNLVNQKVASAMLKKMGCTVTVVPNGARALEQIALRKFDLIFMDCQMPIMDGFEATIAIRQMVGEIRDIPIVAMTAHALKEDRQHCLDVGMNDYLSKPVHVEALVAVLKKYCG from the coding sequence ATGTACAAATCTTTTTCCAAAGGTGTCTTCGTACTTTGTTTCTTTTTTACCGCCGTTATTGCGCTTGCGGCTCCAGTCGTGGAGCTGACTGCGCAGGAACAGGCCTGGCTGGATGAACACGGGCGGAAGATCAGTTTTGTTTTTCATCCCAACTATATGCCGGTGGAGTTTTTGGACAAAAACAATCAACCCTCCGGCATCATGATTGATTTTATCCGCTGGATAGGGAGAGAGACCGGGTTTACGCCGGAATTCCATGCGGACACACGAGAAGACGGACGGGCGGTATTATCGGGTGAGTTCGATGCCAAGACCAGTCTGTGGAACGGCATAAGACATCAGGAATTTCTTTTTACACCCACTGTTATAGAAATGCCGATCTCTGCGTTTACGGTGGCCGATTCGGGTGTCCGCACACTAAAAGATTTGGAGGGCCGGATCGTGGCGCATGATCCGGATAACAAGCTGTTGGACGACCTGAATATAAAACATACGCCGATGTTTTATGAAGAGATTGAACCCCAACTAATGGCGGTTGTTTCCGGGCGGGCCGATGCCATGGTGGGAATTGATCAGGTCGTGCAGTATTACATATACGGTATGAGTCTGGGCGATCGTATTAAAAAGATCAATGAACCGCTTCTGACGGGAGAATCATGCATTGCAGTGGCCGGAACAAACCGGATTCTGCAGTCGATTCTCTCAAAAGGAGTTCTGGCGGCGCAGCAGGAAGGGCTGGCCCGTCGGCTTCAGCGCCAGTGGATCGGCCCCGAATACACCACATTGGGCGCCCGTATATTCCGGTATGTGCATTATGTCATCATTGGAATCGGGGTATTGCTGGCAGCGCTCCTTTTGTTTTGGATATGGGACATCCGGCTTTCGCGGCGCGTGATCGAAAAGACCCGGCAATTGCGCAACAGTGAAGAACGGCTGCGCACTATTTTTCAGAATTCGCCCGATGCGATTCTGATTGAGGATGATCGCGGCATGGTGCTGGATGCAAATCCGGTGGCGTGCGCTTTCCACGGGTTGCGCCACGACGAAATGGTTGGGAGAAATGCGTTCGACATGGCTCCCGCCGCCTGCCGTGATGAAGTGGAACGGGATTTCCGCAAATGGTTTACCGGCGAACTGAAACGCTACGAAACGCTTTTACAGTCCGGTGACGGCCGAAAAGTTCCGGTTGAAGTAATCGGTGCGCCGATGCGGTTTGAAGGAAAGAGTGCCGTTTTGCTTCTGGTGCGGGATATGACTCAGCGCAAGCATGTCGAGCAGGCGCTGGAAGAGAGCGAAATGCGCTACCGCGGATTAATTGAGGCGCAAAGCAACTTCATTGTCCGTATTGATACGGAAGGTCTTTTTACATTTGTTAATGAAGCGTTCTGCCGGTTTGTGGGGCGTTCGCGCAGCGAGCTGGTTGGCACCGACAGCCGCTCATTCGTTTACTACGATGACCTTGCGATTCTCAACAAGGCAATCGAGGCGCTGGTATCTCGCCGCGAGCGGGGCGTGACCATTGAACACCGGATGCGCGCCCGCACCCGCACGGCATGGGTACAGTGGGAAAATATTGCTGTATTTGACGAATCAGGCCGGGTGGTTGAAATCCAAAGCGTGGGTCAGGACATCACGGAACGCCGCCGCATTTATGAAGCCCTGCAGGAAAGCGAAAAACGGCTCCGGTTTTTATTTGAAGAAATTCCTCATATTGCGGTGCAAGGCTACAACACCGCTCGCGAAGTCATTTTCTGGAACCGCGCCAGCGAAGAACTCTACAAATATTCCAAGAAGGATGTCCTTGGCCGGAAAATGGAAGAGATTGTGCTGGCCGCTGACCGGCGGGAGGAAATGGTAGCCGCATTCGATAACTGGGTGAAAACCGGCGCGCCGATTCCTTCCGGCGAAATGCTGAAAAGCACAGCCGACGGACGTCAGGTGGCTGTTTATTCCAGTCGTCTGGCCACGCGCAATCACCGCGGCGAGTGGGAACTGTATGTAATTGATGTGGATCTTTCTGAGCTGAAGCGCGCCAGCGAAGAGCTGGTGAAAGCCAAGGAATTCGCAGAACGCGCCAGCCGCGCCAAGAGCGAATTTCTTGCCAACATGAGCCATGAAATACGCACACCGATGAATGGTGTCATGGGAATGACTCATCTGCTGCTCGAAACAGAACTGACCGCCGATCAGCGCGACAGCATCCAGACCATCATGGAATCAACTCAGGAACTGATGCGTATCATTGATGAGCTGCTCGATATTTCCCGCGTTGAGGCTGGAGAGGTGCGGTTGTATCCCGAACCGTTCTGCATGCGGGAAACGGTTGAGAAAGTGGTTCTTCTGTTTGCCGACCGCGCCGGGAAAAAAGGCGTGGATATTTCGATCGCCATTCATGACAGCGTGCCGAAGCGAATGCTCGGCGACCCCGGACGCATTCGTCAGGTTTTGATCAACCTGATTGGCAATGCGCTGAAATTTACACACGACGGTCACATTCAGATCCGTATGCAGGCTGAACGCGCCGAAGACGGATGGAACCTGCTGGCCGATGTTAAAGACACCGGCATCGGTATGACGCCCGAACTGCAGGAGCGCATTTTCGAGAAATTTACGCAGGGCGATACATCGTCGAAGCGCCAGTACGGCGGAACCGGTCTCGGACTGGCTATTACCCGCCAGCTGGTCCGTCTGATGGGTGGCGAGATCAGTGTGGAGAGCGACGTCAACAAGGGGGCCACGTTCCAGTTTAATTTAAAACTGGGCAGCGTGGAAAATGAGACGCCGGTTCCGGCACCTGCCGCTCCGGTTCCGGACGAAAAGAAAAAAATTGCCGGGAATATTCTGCTGGTCGAAGACAATCTGGTGAACCAGAAAGTCGCCTCGGCAATGCTCAAAAAAATGGGATGCACTGTAACCGTTGTGCCGAACGGCGCCCGGGCGCTGGAGCAGATTGCTTTGCGCAAATTCGACCTCATTTTTATGGACTGCCAGATGCCGATCATGGACGGGTTTGAAGCTACGATCGCCATTCGGCAGATGGTTGGAGAAATCCGCGACATTCCGATCGTCGCCATGACCGCGCACGCTCTTAAAGAAGACCGCCAGCACTGTCTGGATGTCGGCATGAACGACTATTTATCCAAGCCGGTTCACGTTGAGGCCCTCGTCGCCGTCTTGAAGAAGTATTGCGGCTAG